Part of the Imperialibacter roseus genome, TAAAACCAACACTTTATAGTGCGGCAGTAATCGACAAATTGGTCGGTAAAAGGGGCTAATTCCGTTGGCCTGACATTTCTTACTGCCATCCTGACAGCCTTGTGGGTAAAATCGGGCTATGGAACGGCTTTTGCCAACCCTTCACTTATTGACCAATCATTTGCAAACAAATACAAACATGGTAACAGAAGAAAAAGGCACCCTTTCGATCCACACCGAGAATATTTTTCCCATCATCAAAAAATTTCTCTATTCGGATCACGAGATCTTTTTGAGGGAGTTGGTATCGAATGCCGTGGATGCCACACAAAAGCTGAATCGCCTGGCAGCCCTGGGCGAGTATAAAGGAAAAATTGGTGACACAAAAATTAAAGTGTCTATCGATGAGAAAGCAAAAACAATCACAATCAGTGACAAAGGCATCGGTTTAACAACTGATGAAATAAAGAAATACATCAACCAAATTGCCTTTTCGGGCGCAGCCGAATTTGTTGAGAAATACAAAGATAAAGGTGAAGAAAAGCAAATCATTGGTCATTTTGGCCTCGGTTTCTACTCTTCTTACATGGTCGCCAAAAAGGTAGAAATTTTCACGAAATCGTATCAAACGGGCGCCGAAGCTGCCCGCTGGGAGTGCGATGGATCAACTGATTTTGAAATTACCCCGACCAAGAAAAAGGACAGGGGTACCGACATAGTGCTTCACATTGCTGAAGATTCTGAAGAGTTTTTGCAAAAGCACCGACTTCAGGGTATTCTCGATAAATACTGCAAGTTCCTGCCTATAGAAATTGAGTTCGATGGCAAGGTGGTTAACAACCCAAGCCCCATCTGGACGAAGCAGCCAAGCGAGTTGAAGGATGAAGACTACCTGAACTTTTACAAAGAGCTTTATCCATTTGCTGAGGATCCGCTTTTCTGGATTCACCTGAACGTCGACTACCCCTTCAATCTTACCGGTGTTCTTTATTTCCCTAAGCTGAAAAATGAGCTGGATGTACAGAGAAACAAGATTCAGCTGTATAGCCGGCAGGTGTTTATCACCGACGAGGTGAAGGACGTGGTGCCGGAGTTTTTGATGCTGCTTCACGGCGTAATTGACTCTCCCGACATTCCTTTGAACGTATCGAGGAGCTACCTTCAGTCGGACGGGAACGTGAAGAAAATCAATACCTACATCACCAAGAAAGTAGCAGACAAGCTTGGCGACCTCTTCAAAAAAGACAGAGCAGGGTACGAGAAAAAGTGGAACGACATTGGCCTGTTCGTGAAATACGGAATGATCAGTGAAGAGAAGTTCTATGAGAAGGCGCTTGACTACACGCTTGTGCAGGATATCGACGACAAGTTTTACACACTCAAAGAATACGAGGAGCATGTAAAGCCAAACCAAGCTGACAAGGATGGCAACACTGTTTTCCTTTACACGACCAAACAAGCACAGCAGCACAGCTACATTGAAAACGCCCGCAAGCGTGAGTACGGTGTGCTAAAAATGGACGGACAGCTCGACAGCCACTTCATCAACCACATGGAAATGAAGATGGAAAAGGTGAACTGGAAGCGAGTGGATGCTGATGTGCTGGACAAGCTGATCGACAAAGACGAGAAGAAGGAGTCGGTGCTGTCGGAAGCAGAGCAGACCACAGTGAAAGAGCTTTTTGATAAGGCCATTAACAACAAAGCATTCACAGTAAATGTGGAGGCCATGTCGACTGACGACATGCCGGTGGTGATCACGTTGCCGGAGTTTATGCGCAGAATGAAAGACATGTCGGCGATGGGTGGCGGAATGGCCATGATGGGTAATATGCCTGACGCTTATTCAGTGGCTGTAAACGGTAACCATGCCCTGGTAGGCAAGATCCTTAAAGCGAAAACTGAGGAGGAGAAAACAGACCTTGCCAAGCAAGCCTTTGATTTGGCTAAGCTGTCGCAGAACCTGCTTACAGGCCCTGAGCTCACAGCCTTCATCAAAAGGAGCCTGGATATAGTATCGGCCTAAGCGCCAATACCAGCTATAAAGTTAAATCCCCGGAGCGATTCGGGGATTTTTTTTCAGAGTCCAACGGAAGCTACTTTTTGTATGTACAGGCGCCAGGCTTCGATTTGATGAAATAGCTTTTGTAATTGGTGGCCTTCGGATCCATGCAACCCTCCAGATTAAGTAGTTCAATGTTCTTGAAATCAATGGGTTGTCCCTCACTCTGCAAGGCAATATACCCTTCGGTCAATGGCTTGCCTGGCTCCCACAAGGCAGGGTCGTAACCCGTAACAACCCCTCCGCCCATCTGAGGCTTGGAATAACGAAGCACCTCTTCACCGTTTACTTTATGAATAACCAAAGAGTCACCCATTACTATTAACTCCGTGTGTACCCATTGGTCACCCTCATAGGTGGCCGAGGTTGAGTTGATGCAGTGGTTAGGGTCAACCTTGCCATTGTACACGACATCGGTGCCCGGCGAGCACATGTTGCACGTGGGGCGTGGCTTACCATCGCCCAAGCCGGCGAGGAACTGCATTTCCACTGAGATCGGCCAGTTTTGCTCTTTTGGCATCGAGCGTGGGTCTTGAGAGTGGAACATCACGCCGCTGTTTTTTATTGTGTACTCGGGGGCACCTCGCTGCAATTCGCCAACAAACCGGTAGTCCATCACGAGGCGATAGTAGGAGTATGGTTGCTTGTAGTATAAATGCCCAAACTGCTCGTTGAAGTCGCCGTATTGATCGTAGCGAACTTTGATGATGCCATCCTCCACTCTGAATGTGTTGCCAAAGTTGACGCTCACATCGTGGTGGTGAATTTTAACAATCCAGTCATTGATATCTTTTCCGTTGAAAAGCGTTGCCCATTCCTCCTTGCTCTTTTTTGACTGGCCCTTTACAGCTGTTGCCAGCATCGGGACTAGTAGAATCGCTAAGGCTATTGATTTAATTAACTGGGAAATGGGGTGGCTTTTCATAGGTGTTTTTCTTGTAATTATAAGTAGTTCCAAAGAATTACTCCCCAGATACCACTGATCTTTTGATAATTAGACGAGTTACCGGCGTTTGTTCCTAAATTCGCCAATAAATTGAACGGCAAGTGGCAAACCAAAAGGCACCACTTTTTTGTTCTTGCTAAAATTCTGAAGACTAA contains:
- the htpG gene encoding molecular chaperone HtpG; translated protein: MVTEEKGTLSIHTENIFPIIKKFLYSDHEIFLRELVSNAVDATQKLNRLAALGEYKGKIGDTKIKVSIDEKAKTITISDKGIGLTTDEIKKYINQIAFSGAAEFVEKYKDKGEEKQIIGHFGLGFYSSYMVAKKVEIFTKSYQTGAEAARWECDGSTDFEITPTKKKDRGTDIVLHIAEDSEEFLQKHRLQGILDKYCKFLPIEIEFDGKVVNNPSPIWTKQPSELKDEDYLNFYKELYPFAEDPLFWIHLNVDYPFNLTGVLYFPKLKNELDVQRNKIQLYSRQVFITDEVKDVVPEFLMLLHGVIDSPDIPLNVSRSYLQSDGNVKKINTYITKKVADKLGDLFKKDRAGYEKKWNDIGLFVKYGMISEEKFYEKALDYTLVQDIDDKFYTLKEYEEHVKPNQADKDGNTVFLYTTKQAQQHSYIENARKREYGVLKMDGQLDSHFINHMEMKMEKVNWKRVDADVLDKLIDKDEKKESVLSEAEQTTVKELFDKAINNKAFTVNVEAMSTDDMPVVITLPEFMRRMKDMSAMGGGMAMMGNMPDAYSVAVNGNHALVGKILKAKTEEEKTDLAKQAFDLAKLSQNLLTGPELTAFIKRSLDIVSA
- a CDS encoding 3-keto-disaccharide hydrolase, encoding MKSHPISQLIKSIALAILLVPMLATAVKGQSKKSKEEWATLFNGKDINDWIVKIHHHDVSVNFGNTFRVEDGIIKVRYDQYGDFNEQFGHLYYKQPYSYYRLVMDYRFVGELQRGAPEYTIKNSGVMFHSQDPRSMPKEQNWPISVEMQFLAGLGDGKPRPTCNMCSPGTDVVYNGKVDPNHCINSTSATYEGDQWVHTELIVMGDSLVIHKVNGEEVLRYSKPQMGGGVVTGYDPALWEPGKPLTEGYIALQSEGQPIDFKNIELLNLEGCMDPKATNYKSYFIKSKPGACTYKK